ATGCCTATTGGTGCCAGCGATTACGGGGCGGAGTGGTATAGCCTGAATGAGAACGAGGGTGACTTCGCCATGAAGAAATTCTCGATCAAACGTGATGAAGAAATTTTGATCCCTTACATCCGCGAGGCGCTCAAACGCCGCAAAGACTTAAAAATCTTCGCCTCCCCCTGGAGCCCGCCCACTTGGATGAAGTTCCCAAAAGTCTATAACTATGGTACACTCATCTGGAAGCCTGAGTACCTCTGTGCTTATGCACTGTATTTTGTGAAATTTATCGCAGCCTATGCAAAACAAGGCATCCGGATCGACCAGATCCATGTGCAAAATGAGCCGGTCGCCGACCAGAAATTCCCTTCCTGCCTCTGGACGGGGATTCAGATGAAAGAATTTATCCGCGACTATCTCGCGCCCGCATTTAAAAAAGCCGGAGTCTCGGCGGAAATCTGGCTCGGGACACTGAATACCGATGATTATAATCATTTTATCCATGCCGTACTCAGCGATCCTAAAGCCCTCGCAGCGATTACCGGGGTCGGATTCCAATGGGCCGGGAAAGGCGCGATTGCCCGTACCGAGGAGAGTTGGCCCGGTATCAAGCTCATGCAAACGGAAAATGAATGTGGTGATGGCAAGAATAGCTGGGATTACGCCATCTACATTCATGAACTCATCCGTCATTACCTCAGCCACGGGGCGAATGCCTACGTGTATTGGAATATGGTGCTCGAGCCCCGCGGGAAAAGCTCTTGGGGCTGGGAACAAAATTCCATGGTCGTGGTCGATCCTAAAACGAGGAAGGCGACCTATACACCCGAATACTATGTCATGAAACATTTCTCGCATTATATTAATCCGGGAGCCGAACGCCTCGGTCTCGCTGGATCATGGACGAGTAATTCCACGGCATTCCAGAATCCTGACGGGTCTGTCGTGCTCAATGTGTGTAATCCCCATGCCCAAGCCCAGGAACTCACCTTTCAGCTCACGGAATCAAAAGTCTTCCGTATCCGACTGGAAGGACAATCATTAAATACCGTGGTCTTGAAAGTATAATGAGACTGACTGCTGCCTGAGAAAGTCAGATGTTATTTTCCGCAAACTGATCATAAGGCAGTGGGAAAAGGGTGAGTCACTGATATTTCAAGGGGCGACGCAAATTGCGCCTGCTCTTTTGAGGACTTCTCCCAAAAATCCTTACGACACAATAGAGCACAAATCAGAAGTTTAACGTCGAAAAATTAAAATTCCATAAGACAACAATTCAAAATACGCTGATGATCCGTAAGGAAGTTTGTATAAATACATACTCGGATGGACACAGACTTTTCTTAAGCCCAAACGGGGCAAAACCATACCAGCCCACGGGCAACGCC
This region of Verrucomicrobiota bacterium genomic DNA includes:
- a CDS encoding glycoside hydrolase family 30 protein — encoded protein: MNQIEITHISTTPESRWKKQKVQIASGKKSNLYLDGSLHQTFEGFGGCFNELGWIALEKLSVADRKKVLDELFDPKAGCRFNFCRMPIGASDYGAEWYSLNENEGDFAMKKFSIKRDEEILIPYIREALKRRKDLKIFASPWSPPTWMKFPKVYNYGTLIWKPEYLCAYALYFVKFIAAYAKQGIRIDQIHVQNEPVADQKFPSCLWTGIQMKEFIRDYLAPAFKKAGVSAEIWLGTLNTDDYNHFIHAVLSDPKALAAITGVGFQWAGKGAIARTEESWPGIKLMQTENECGDGKNSWDYAIYIHELIRHYLSHGANAYVYWNMVLEPRGKSSWGWEQNSMVVVDPKTRKATYTPEYYVMKHFSHYINPGAERLGLAGSWTSNSTAFQNPDGSVVLNVCNPHAQAQELTFQLTESKVFRIRLEGQSLNTVVLKV